One genomic region from Evansella sp. LMS18 encodes:
- a CDS encoding OFA family MFS transporter yields the protein MKNRWLIALSAVGIHISIGAVYAWSNFTNPLMQQFGWSSSQVQLTFSIAILFLGLSAAFMGHFVEKYGPRKAGLVASFCFGIGMFTSGVAVNLGSLPLLYLTFGVLGGIGLGVGYIAPVSTLVKWFPDRRGLATGLAIMGFGFAAAVSSPIMDSLINSVGIANTFFILGAAYFVVMTLSSLYLERPPEGWMPDGYQEKVNSGTVKVKKDLAQLTASEAVKTPRFYYLWIMLFINVTCGIAILSATSPMAQESIGLTATQAAALVGILGIFNGLGRLGWATVSDYIGRPNTYTAFFAIQLVLFAILPFTTAALPFQIMLIVIYTCYGGGFAAIPAYIGDMFGTKQLGAIHGYILTAWAAAGLAGPLFAAWMYDTTGSYSNSLMFFSGLFFVALIISLVIRLDIRKLEKANKERELAEHHQYGTEAR from the coding sequence ATCAAAAACAGGTGGTTAATCGCATTATCAGCAGTAGGAATTCATATTTCAATTGGTGCGGTGTACGCGTGGAGTAACTTTACGAACCCGCTTATGCAGCAGTTTGGCTGGTCTTCCAGCCAGGTACAGCTTACATTTAGTATTGCCATATTATTTCTTGGTCTTTCAGCAGCTTTTATGGGTCACTTCGTAGAGAAGTACGGGCCCCGTAAAGCCGGTCTTGTAGCATCGTTTTGTTTTGGTATTGGCATGTTTACCTCAGGGGTTGCGGTTAATTTAGGTTCACTGCCGTTACTATACTTAACCTTTGGTGTTCTTGGAGGTATTGGTTTAGGGGTAGGATACATCGCTCCAGTATCAACACTTGTAAAATGGTTCCCTGACAGAAGGGGACTTGCTACAGGGCTTGCAATCATGGGTTTTGGTTTCGCAGCAGCGGTGAGCAGCCCAATCATGGACTCATTAATTAATTCAGTTGGAATTGCAAATACATTTTTCATCTTAGGTGCAGCTTATTTTGTAGTAATGACCCTCTCGTCACTTTATCTGGAAAGACCGCCTGAAGGGTGGATGCCTGATGGTTATCAGGAAAAAGTTAACTCAGGAACAGTGAAAGTTAAAAAGGACCTTGCACAGCTTACGGCCAGTGAAGCAGTGAAGACGCCAAGATTCTACTATTTATGGATTATGTTGTTCATCAACGTAACTTGTGGTATCGCGATTCTTTCCGCAACAAGCCCGATGGCACAGGAAAGCATTGGCCTCACTGCCACGCAGGCAGCAGCACTCGTAGGTATTTTAGGTATCTTTAACGGCCTGGGAAGACTAGGCTGGGCAACAGTTTCCGATTACATCGGACGTCCGAATACGTATACAGCATTCTTTGCAATTCAGTTAGTACTTTTTGCAATCCTGCCGTTTACAACAGCGGCGCTGCCGTTCCAGATCATGCTCATAGTAATCTATACATGCTATGGCGGGGGATTTGCAGCCATTCCGGCATACATCGGAGATATGTTTGGAACGAAACAGCTTGGCGCGATTCATGGTTATATTTTAACAGCATGGGCAGCAGCTGGTCTTGCAGGCCCGTTGTTCGCAGCATGGATGTATGATACTACAGGAAGCTACTCAAACAGTCTCATGTTTTTCTCAGGTTTATTCTTTGTAGCACTGATTATTTCTCTCGTAATACGTTTGGATATCCGTAAACTCGAGAAAGCTAATAAGGAAAGAGAACTGGCAGAACATCACCAGTATGGGACGGAAGCAAGGTAA
- a CDS encoding DUF2294 domain-containing protein, which yields MNKHEAEFSNLVRSFRKRHMGKGPSQIKTTFCKNWAISEMEGNLSPVEKFIATSDDGKQMLRAARTEMVKDIYRNNPPVEMEELLGAKFVELFVDINIEKDKGMSIFVFDEDLEKKFGSGRDS from the coding sequence ATGAACAAACACGAAGCAGAATTCAGCAATCTTGTAAGGTCGTTCCGTAAGAGACATATGGGTAAAGGCCCGAGCCAGATAAAAACTACCTTCTGTAAAAACTGGGCTATTTCCGAGATGGAGGGGAATCTTTCCCCCGTCGAAAAGTTCATTGCCACTTCTGACGATGGAAAACAAATGCTAAGGGCAGCGAGAACGGAAATGGTAAAAGATATTTACAGGAACAACCCGCCTGTTGAGATGGAAGAACTGCTGGGTGCAAAATTTGTTGAACTGTTCGTTGATATTAATATTGAAAAAGATAAAGGCATGTCCATCTTTGTTTTTGACGAAGATCTTGAAAAGAAATTCGGGTCTGGAAGAGACTCATAG